A genomic segment from Microbacterium sp. SORGH_AS_0428 encodes:
- a CDS encoding PH domain-containing protein yields the protein MTEPDAGRSALSDGEWHRLHPLTPLLRGGLFLVVVLGFVVANLRDRLIEIFAPWLAPGFAGPVPGDPVDYVLGHDLVLLALGIVLLVVVALILVFWMSWRFHTFRITGDDVEVRSGVVFRTNRRAPLDRVQGVNLTRPLVARLLGLAKLEVVGAGLDANVRLEYLSTSNAEQVRADILRLASGRTLGESRPSGGGDATSWRSAAVRTASQAMDSLVAGTDEPEVEPASVVRIPPGRVIGSMLLRDSTVLVLAIMIALVVWAATGPGWLVFAILPTMIGFATYVGRGTVRALRYAISPTDHGVRIVFGILTTVTEILPPGRVHAVRVHQPILWRPAGWWTITVNRLSGSRAGQEAAEAFTRVLPVGTREDAERVVALLLPWLDVAERALLFDRGLLGADDDTAFTSTPRRARILRPVSWRRNGFAVTDAALFLRRGRFWRSLVVVPLARLQSIALQQGPVDRALRVASARAHTVAGAVDTSLGAIDVEVARGMFEDVARRAVTAARSDRSHRWFVEDAAAVRPSDRRDEEENG from the coding sequence GTGACCGAACCGGATGCGGGCCGCTCCGCGCTGAGCGACGGCGAGTGGCATCGGCTGCACCCGCTGACGCCCCTGCTTCGCGGCGGACTGTTCCTGGTGGTCGTCCTCGGCTTCGTCGTCGCCAACCTGCGTGACCGGTTGATCGAGATCTTCGCCCCCTGGCTGGCACCCGGGTTCGCGGGTCCGGTTCCGGGCGACCCGGTGGACTACGTGCTCGGCCACGACCTGGTGCTGCTCGCCCTGGGCATCGTGCTGCTGGTGGTCGTGGCCCTCATCCTCGTCTTCTGGATGTCGTGGCGGTTCCACACCTTCCGCATCACGGGCGACGACGTCGAGGTCCGCTCCGGTGTCGTCTTCCGCACGAACCGCCGGGCGCCGCTCGACCGCGTGCAGGGCGTCAACCTCACACGCCCTCTCGTGGCGCGCCTGCTCGGTCTCGCCAAGCTCGAGGTCGTCGGTGCCGGCCTCGACGCCAACGTGCGCCTCGAGTACCTCTCGACCTCCAACGCGGAACAGGTGCGCGCCGACATCCTGCGCCTCGCGTCGGGCCGCACGCTCGGTGAGAGCCGTCCGAGTGGCGGCGGTGACGCGACGTCGTGGCGCTCGGCGGCCGTGCGGACCGCCTCACAGGCGATGGACTCGCTCGTGGCGGGAACCGACGAGCCCGAGGTGGAACCCGCATCCGTCGTCCGCATCCCGCCCGGGCGGGTCATCGGCTCGATGCTCCTGCGCGACTCGACCGTGCTGGTGCTGGCGATCATGATCGCGCTCGTCGTCTGGGCGGCGACAGGCCCCGGATGGCTCGTCTTCGCCATCCTCCCCACGATGATCGGCTTCGCGACCTACGTGGGCCGAGGGACGGTGCGCGCCCTGCGCTACGCGATCTCGCCGACCGACCACGGCGTGCGCATCGTGTTCGGCATCCTCACGACCGTGACCGAGATCCTTCCGCCGGGGCGGGTGCACGCGGTGCGTGTGCACCAGCCGATCCTCTGGCGTCCCGCGGGATGGTGGACGATCACCGTCAACCGGCTGTCCGGTTCGCGCGCGGGCCAGGAGGCGGCGGAGGCGTTCACCCGTGTGCTGCCGGTCGGCACCCGCGAGGACGCCGAGCGGGTCGTCGCGTTGCTGCTGCCCTGGCTCGACGTCGCCGAACGCGCGCTCCTGTTCGACCGCGGTCTGCTCGGCGCCGACGACGACACCGCCTTCACGTCGACGCCGCGTCGCGCCCGCATCCTGCGCCCCGTGTCGTGGCGGCGCAACGGCTTCGCCGTGACGGATGCGGCGTTGTTCCTGCGGCGCGGGAGATTCTGGCGGTCGCTCGTCGTCGTGCCGCTCGCCCGCCTGCAGTCCATCGCGCTGCAGCAGGGGCCGGTAGACCGCGCGCTGCGCGTGGCTTCGGCTCGCGCGCACACCGTCGCCGGGGCGGTCGACACGAGCCTCGGCGCGATCGACGTCGAGGTGGCGCGGGGGATGTTCGAGGACGTGGCGCGCCGCGCGGTGACGGCGGCACGCAGTGACAGGTCGCACCGGTGGTTCGTCGAGGACGCGGCGGCCGTGCGGCCGAGCGATCGAAGGGATGAGGAGGAGAACGGATGA
- a CDS encoding DUF2520 domain-containing protein, producing MRRDGRLGVGVIGAGRVGPIMAAALGGAGHALTGITAGSDQDRVEAILPGVPVLDAAEVLRRSELVVLAVPHDELPSLVEGLSELGAWQPGQLVLHTDPGYGTEVLAPAQRLGAIGLAVHPAITFTGTTIDLRQLAASYAAVTAPAAVLPIAQALAVEIGCEPVVIAEADRPAYAEAIATAAEFSRAIVQQATGLLAGIGVENPGGYLSALVRSTVDDALTRADPRGPVGDTIDG from the coding sequence ATGAGGCGTGACGGCCGTCTGGGCGTCGGAGTGATCGGTGCGGGCCGGGTGGGACCCATCATGGCGGCCGCTCTCGGCGGTGCGGGGCACGCGCTCACCGGCATCACCGCCGGCAGCGACCAGGACCGCGTCGAGGCGATCCTGCCCGGAGTGCCGGTGCTGGATGCGGCAGAGGTGCTCCGGCGCAGCGAACTCGTCGTGCTCGCCGTTCCCCACGACGAACTGCCGTCGCTCGTGGAGGGCCTGTCCGAGCTCGGCGCCTGGCAGCCCGGCCAGCTCGTGCTGCACACGGACCCGGGCTACGGCACCGAGGTGCTCGCTCCCGCGCAGCGGCTCGGTGCGATCGGACTCGCCGTGCATCCCGCGATCACCTTCACCGGGACCACGATCGACCTCCGCCAGCTCGCCGCGTCCTACGCGGCCGTCACGGCGCCCGCCGCCGTCCTGCCGATCGCGCAGGCCCTCGCGGTGGAGATCGGCTGCGAGCCGGTCGTGATCGCCGAGGCCGACCGGCCCGCGTACGCGGAGGCGATCGCGACCGCCGCCGAGTTCTCCCGGGCGATCGTGCAGCAGGCGACGGGCCTGCTCGCCGGCATCGGCGTCGAGAATCCCGGGGGGTACCTCTCGGCGCTCGTGCGCTCGACGGTCGACGATGCCCTGACACGTGCGGATCCGCGCGGACCCGTGGGCGATACGATCGACGGATGA
- a CDS encoding DUF4192 family protein, whose amino-acid sequence MTTIIKARDAAAFLSLVPRLLGYEPRHSVVLIPFSAGRTGGGLRVDLPPAAADTDAVASTLIGFACRVEHTDAYAVLVYDDADALTHAELVAALEVRAQACGLRRIDALHISSGRWRSYLDPDLGGTIAADPDADRHRTAVDQGAGASLPHVDLARSERVGRALTECARALEWVLNGSRPADARIHPGALVASLVLEDLPAFFETWIAPHGAVPPPRDAADAERADVQELALLIWCLARPALRDIALATWVRGVDGGDAALVAQQEWEAGVAYPDELGAWMMGEGARPDVDRLTGALEVCRLAASSAPAAYRPGALAAGAWLSWALGRSTHAARYCEQALAIDAEHGLSLIVLSMVDAGHLPDWAFRAQPG is encoded by the coding sequence ATGACCACGATCATCAAGGCCCGGGATGCGGCCGCCTTCCTCTCACTGGTTCCCCGACTGCTCGGCTACGAGCCGCGACACAGCGTCGTGCTGATCCCCTTCAGCGCGGGGCGCACGGGCGGCGGACTGCGTGTCGATCTGCCGCCGGCCGCCGCCGACACGGATGCGGTGGCATCGACCCTCATCGGGTTCGCCTGCCGTGTCGAGCACACCGACGCCTATGCCGTGCTCGTGTACGACGACGCCGACGCCCTGACCCACGCGGAGCTGGTGGCGGCACTGGAGGTCAGGGCGCAGGCGTGCGGACTGCGCCGCATCGACGCGCTCCACATCTCCTCCGGACGGTGGCGCTCCTACCTCGATCCCGACCTCGGCGGAACGATCGCGGCCGATCCGGATGCGGACAGGCACCGCACCGCCGTCGACCAGGGCGCAGGCGCGTCCCTGCCGCACGTCGACCTCGCGCGGAGCGAGCGTGTCGGGCGGGCGTTGACCGAGTGCGCCCGTGCGCTGGAGTGGGTGCTGAACGGGTCGCGCCCGGCGGACGCCCGCATCCATCCCGGCGCCCTCGTCGCGTCGCTCGTCCTGGAGGATCTGCCCGCGTTCTTCGAGACCTGGATCGCACCCCACGGTGCGGTGCCGCCGCCGCGCGACGCGGCCGACGCGGAACGCGCCGATGTGCAGGAGCTCGCCCTGCTGATCTGGTGTCTGGCGCGCCCGGCCCTCCGGGACATCGCACTGGCCACCTGGGTGCGCGGCGTCGACGGCGGGGATGCCGCCCTCGTCGCGCAGCAGGAATGGGAGGCCGGGGTCGCGTATCCGGACGAGCTGGGCGCCTGGATGATGGGCGAGGGGGCGCGCCCCGACGTCGATCGCCTGACCGGCGCGTTGGAGGTATGCCGACTCGCGGCCTCATCCGCTCCCGCCGCGTACCGGCCCGGCGCGCTCGCGGCGGGTGCCTGGCTCTCGTGGGCGCTCGGGCGCTCCACCCACGCCGCGCGCTACTGCGAGCAAGCGCTCGCGATCGACGCGGAGCATGGCCTGTCTCTCATCGTGCTGTCGATGGTCGACGCGGGCCATCTGCCCGACTGGGCGTTCCGGGCTCAGCCCGGCTGA
- the cls gene encoding cardiolipin synthase: MINIDIDLGSWWLVAVFVFDIVIRIAAIIIVPRNRRPTAAMAWLLAIYFIPVIGVVLFLVIGTPRLPRKRRRKQRAINEYIQQATTGLDHGTLRPGAPGWFTSLVRLNTNLGAMPLSGDNEAHLIADYQESLDAMADAIRGARRYVHVEFYILQADASTDNFFRALEEVSERGVTVRVLLDHWANRGKPFYRRTLKRLDAMGAQWHLMLPVQPLRGKYQRPDLRNHRKLLVIDGDIAFMGSQNVTDSTYNLRKNIRRGLHWVDLMVRLEGPVVGSVNAVFLSDWYSETDELLTEEVDEFDLRQATGDLDCQIVPSGPGFEFENNLRLFLGLMYAAKERIILVSPYFVPDESILNAITTACHRGVEVELFVSEEGDQAMVYHAQRSYYEVLLRAGVRIWMYRKPYILHTKAMTIDDEVAVIGSSNMDMRSFGLNMEISMLVRGEEFVEEMRQVEDHYRNLSTELTLEEWLRQPLRSTVLDNLARLTSALQ; the protein is encoded by the coding sequence ATGATCAACATCGACATCGATCTCGGATCGTGGTGGCTGGTCGCCGTCTTCGTCTTCGATATCGTGATCCGTATCGCGGCGATCATCATCGTCCCCCGCAACCGGCGCCCCACGGCGGCCATGGCCTGGCTGCTGGCGATCTACTTCATCCCCGTGATCGGTGTCGTGCTGTTCCTGGTGATCGGCACGCCGCGGCTGCCTCGCAAGCGCCGTCGCAAGCAGCGCGCGATCAACGAGTACATCCAGCAGGCGACGACCGGGCTCGATCACGGCACGCTGCGTCCCGGTGCGCCGGGCTGGTTCACCTCGCTCGTGCGGCTGAACACCAACCTCGGGGCCATGCCGCTCTCCGGCGACAACGAGGCGCACCTCATCGCCGACTACCAGGAGAGCCTGGATGCGATGGCCGACGCCATCCGCGGCGCCCGGCGCTACGTGCACGTCGAGTTCTACATCCTCCAGGCCGACGCCTCGACCGACAACTTCTTCCGCGCGCTCGAAGAGGTCAGCGAGCGGGGCGTCACCGTACGGGTGCTGCTGGATCACTGGGCCAACAGGGGGAAGCCGTTCTACCGGCGCACGCTGAAGCGCCTGGACGCGATGGGGGCGCAGTGGCACCTGATGCTCCCCGTGCAGCCGCTGCGCGGCAAGTATCAGCGCCCCGACCTGCGCAACCACCGCAAGCTCCTCGTCATCGACGGCGACATCGCCTTCATGGGCTCGCAGAACGTCACCGATTCGACGTACAACCTGCGCAAGAACATCCGTCGCGGGCTGCACTGGGTCGATCTCATGGTGCGTCTCGAGGGGCCCGTCGTCGGCAGCGTCAATGCCGTCTTCCTCTCCGACTGGTACAGCGAGACCGACGAGCTGCTGACGGAGGAGGTCGACGAGTTCGACCTGCGCCAGGCCACCGGTGATCTCGACTGCCAGATCGTGCCGAGCGGGCCCGGGTTCGAGTTCGAGAACAACCTGCGCCTGTTCCTCGGACTCATGTACGCGGCGAAGGAACGGATCATCCTGGTCAGCCCGTACTTCGTTCCGGACGAGTCGATCCTCAACGCCATCACGACCGCCTGTCACCGCGGTGTCGAAGTCGAGCTCTTCGTCTCCGAAGAGGGCGACCAGGCGATGGTCTACCACGCTCAGCGCAGCTACTACGAGGTGCTGCTGCGTGCGGGCGTGCGCATCTGGATGTACCGGAAGCCCTACATCCTGCACACCAAGGCCATGACCATCGACGACGAGGTCGCCGTCATCGGATCGAGCAACATGGACATGCGCTCGTTCGGTCTGAACATGGAGATCTCGATGCTCGTGCGCGGCGAGGAGTTCGTCGAGGAGATGCGGCAGGTCGAGGACCACTACCGCAATCTCAGCACCGAGCTGACC
- the lysS gene encoding lysine--tRNA ligase, with amino-acid sequence MTSQPENTAPAETPEEDVFEQKAVRLAKRERLIAERTDAAGGAYPVSVAVTDTIPALRERFASLEAGEETGVIAGVAGRVVFSRNTGKLCFASLQSGDGSRIQAMVSLAAVGEESLQRWKELVDLGDHVFVRGQVISSRRGELSIMVEDWQIASKALLPLPNLHSELNEETRVRSRFLDLIVRDQARATVRTRAAVNASLRETFAGHDFIEVETPMLQVQHGGASARPFVTHSNAFDTELYLRIAPELFLKRAVVGGLDRVFEINRNFRNEGADSTHSPEFAMLEAYESYSDYNGIADLTQELIQNAAAATNRLAGRPEAGHVVTWADGTEYDLGGNWDRISMYVSLNEALAASEIDAESITPQTPVAELARIAEAAGVDEPPHATHGKYVEELWEHFVKTHLVRPTFVMDFPLDTSPLVREHRSIPGVVEKWDLYVRGFELATGYSELIDPVIQRERFVEQAKLAARGDDEAMRIDEEFLRAMEHGMPPMGGMGMGIDRLLMAVTGLGIRETILFPLVK; translated from the coding sequence ATGACCTCTCAGCCCGAGAACACCGCGCCCGCCGAGACCCCCGAAGAGGACGTCTTCGAGCAGAAGGCGGTGCGCCTGGCCAAGCGCGAGCGACTCATCGCGGAGCGGACGGATGCGGCGGGCGGGGCCTACCCCGTCTCCGTCGCGGTGACCGACACCATCCCCGCGCTGCGGGAGCGCTTCGCGAGCCTGGAGGCGGGTGAGGAGACGGGCGTCATCGCCGGCGTCGCCGGCCGTGTCGTCTTCAGTCGCAACACCGGCAAGCTCTGCTTCGCGTCGTTGCAGTCGGGCGACGGCAGCCGCATCCAGGCCATGGTCTCGCTCGCTGCCGTCGGCGAGGAATCGCTGCAGCGCTGGAAGGAGCTCGTCGACCTCGGCGACCACGTGTTCGTGCGCGGCCAGGTCATCTCCAGCCGCCGCGGTGAGCTCTCGATCATGGTCGAGGACTGGCAGATCGCGTCGAAGGCCCTGCTGCCGTTGCCGAACCTGCACTCCGAGCTGAACGAGGAGACGCGCGTGCGCTCGCGCTTCCTCGATCTCATCGTGCGCGATCAGGCGCGGGCGACCGTGCGCACGCGCGCCGCCGTCAACGCGAGCCTGCGCGAGACCTTTGCAGGACACGACTTCATCGAGGTCGAGACGCCGATGCTGCAGGTGCAGCACGGTGGCGCATCGGCGCGTCCGTTCGTGACGCACTCGAACGCCTTCGACACGGAGCTCTACCTGCGCATCGCCCCGGAGCTGTTCCTCAAGCGCGCCGTCGTCGGCGGGCTCGACCGGGTGTTCGAGATCAACCGCAACTTCCGCAACGAGGGCGCCGACTCGACCCACAGCCCCGAGTTCGCGATGCTCGAGGCCTACGAGTCGTACAGCGACTACAACGGCATCGCCGATCTCACGCAGGAGCTCATCCAGAACGCGGCGGCGGCCACGAACCGTCTCGCGGGGCGACCGGAAGCCGGCCACGTCGTGACGTGGGCGGACGGCACCGAGTACGACCTCGGCGGCAACTGGGACCGCATCTCGATGTACGTCTCGCTCAACGAGGCGCTGGCCGCGTCCGAGATCGACGCCGAGTCCATCACGCCGCAGACGCCCGTCGCGGAGCTCGCCCGCATCGCCGAGGCCGCCGGAGTCGACGAGCCGCCGCACGCGACCCACGGCAAGTACGTCGAAGAGCTGTGGGAGCACTTCGTCAAGACGCACCTGGTGCGCCCGACGTTCGTCATGGATTTCCCGCTCGACACCAGCCCTCTCGTGCGTGAGCACCGCTCGATCCCGGGCGTCGTGGAGAAGTGGGACCTATACGTGCGCGGGTTCGAGCTCGCCACCGGGTACTCCGAGCTCATCGACCCCGTCATCCAGCGCGAGCGCTTCGTCGAGCAGGCGAAGCTGGCCGCGCGCGGCGACGACGAGGCCATGCGCATCGATGAGGAGTTCCTGCGGGCGATGGAGCACGGCATGCCTCCCATGGGCGGCATGGGCATGGGCATCGACCGACTACTCATGGCCGTGACCGGCCTCGGCATCCGCGAGACGATCCTCTTCCCGCTCGTCAAGTGA
- the panC gene encoding pantoate--beta-alanine ligase, whose translation MIRTIAELRTRLAGARAAAPEGTRVALVSTIGALHDGHIDLIRTARESAGIVVVSSFVNPLRFATHAEYEAYPRTPDADAALLERLGVDLVFAPDAAELLPAGKATTKVSAGDLGLRYEGRVRPFYFDGLLTVEAQLMNLVRPDVAVYGERDRQRVFLVRRMVRELFFDVEIVEAETVRSDDGVPISTRLGTLDAADRAAAALLPRALEAAASNADRDVDACIAAAQSALMGESRIRLEYLNVVDPATFLPVDEGHQGPALALIAASVGGHRFVDNAEIFVR comes from the coding sequence ATGATCCGCACCATCGCGGAGCTGCGCACCCGACTGGCAGGCGCCAGAGCCGCGGCTCCTGAGGGCACGCGTGTCGCACTCGTCTCGACGATCGGTGCGCTGCACGACGGCCACATCGACCTCATCCGCACCGCGCGCGAGAGCGCCGGGATCGTGGTGGTCTCCTCCTTCGTGAACCCGCTGCGCTTCGCCACGCACGCCGAGTACGAGGCATATCCGCGCACGCCCGACGCGGATGCCGCGCTGCTCGAGCGCCTCGGCGTGGACCTCGTGTTCGCTCCGGATGCGGCCGAGCTGCTGCCCGCGGGCAAGGCCACGACCAAGGTGAGCGCGGGCGATCTCGGCCTGCGCTACGAGGGGCGGGTGCGTCCCTTCTACTTCGACGGGCTGCTGACGGTCGAGGCGCAGCTGATGAACCTGGTGCGGCCCGACGTCGCCGTCTACGGCGAGCGCGACCGCCAGCGCGTATTCCTCGTGCGCCGGATGGTGCGCGAGCTCTTCTTCGACGTCGAGATCGTCGAAGCCGAGACGGTGCGCAGTGACGACGGCGTTCCGATCTCCACGCGGCTGGGCACGCTCGACGCCGCCGATCGCGCCGCGGCGGCGCTCCTGCCGCGGGCGCTCGAGGCCGCCGCATCCAACGCCGACCGCGACGTCGACGCGTGCATCGCGGCGGCGCAGAGCGCGCTCATGGGCGAGTCCCGCATCCGGCTCGAGTACCTGAACGTCGTCGATCCGGCGACGTTCCTGCCCGTCGACGAGGGTCATCAGGGCCCGGCGCTCGCCCTGATCGCCGCATCCGTCGGCGGGCACCGCTTCGTCGACAACGCCGAGATCTTCGTGCGCTGA